The following is a genomic window from Parabacteroides johnsonii DSM 18315.
TTGTAACTGATGGTCTCGATTGAACCTTCGGAGGTCATGCGGGCACCCGCCGATTCGAAATCTTTTCCCAATATGGAAATCACTTTCTTTTTGGTCATACCTAATTCTATATCTTTCATTTTACTGTCCATTTGATAAGGTTGCATAAGCGTTCCGCAGCTTGTCAGCAGGAATGTGGCCAGTAGTACATACATCCATTTTATCTTTTTCATATATTCTTTTGTTTTTATAGTAAGTAAACACATGACAAAAGTAATGATATTTTGTGAAAAGAGTCCGTTCTTTTTTAATATCTTTTGGAAGTGAGATATAAAGTTGATCAAGGGACAGGTAAATCATATACATATATGACATCTTCGGTGTCTCCGTCTACGGCATAAATTTTCTTTTCTTTGTCGGATACGCTGAAAAGGGTGAGTTTCCGGTCCATATCATATCGGGCTATGGGTTCTCCGTCCCAGTTCCAGACTTGCAATTCCTGTATTCTGTTTTCTGCTCGGGTCGAATTCTTGCACATGACATAGATGTATTTTCCGTTTGTGCGCGGGGGAATATGATAATAGACGACTCGGTCTTGCATATCTTCTTTGATTGCCTCTTCGTATGGAGGAGCTTTTATGATTACGTCCTTTATGATATGTCCGTCCGTATTCAAGATGAGGAACCGTTTGAAATACCCGTAAAAGGAAATAAAACGAGTATGATCGTTGTTAAGGACGCTGTTTTTTACGTATTTGAAGATTGGCTCTTCTTGGTTATTGGTCTTATCCCAGTCTGGGTAGGAGGTTAATTCTTTCGGTGTCGAATGAGAATCCAACGAAAGGTATTCGGCATCACTGTCCATTCCACCCCAATAGATGATGGATGTATCATTTAGTGGTAAAACGCCGTTAGCAGGAATTTCGTCTATATCGAATTCTACAGCGTGTTCATTGTCTATCCATAATGTCGAATCCTGTATCCATACTTCTTTTAGCTTTCTATCGGGTTGGGAAAAGATTTTGAATCCTTTTTCGGTCGGTAAAAACGGATCATACCGAAATCCTGAGGGGAAAAATCGTATCTTAGTGGCAGTAAAAAAATAAAAGAGATGAGTTACGATCAATTTCTTCGTTTTATCTTTCCGGAGGGAATGTTTGATTATTTTGAGTTGTCTGATTTCAAAGAAAAGTCGGATAGGGTAGAAATATACTTTGAAGAGAAGAATATACACCCCCAAGAATATGCAACCGATAACTTGGAAAGCAAGGGCTTTTATGAACAAGTCAGGATGCAGGATTATCCGATGCGTGGGCGTAGCTGCCTGTTGTTTATCAAAAAACGAAGATGGTTCAATCACAGTACTGGCAAATATGTAAGCCGCAATTGGAAATTAGTGGCAGAAGGAACGCAAATAACGACTGAATTTGCGTCTTTTTTAAAAGCATTGGATCGACTCTCGCGCTCTTAGCATTAGTCTTTTGGCGGATCATTACGGAATGGAAGCCAAACTGTTGGAGTCCCAATATAAGAATCATCTGAGTCATTTCAGGAATTGGGAGCAACGTGCCCATGCCGAAGAATGGATTCTCTTCGAGAAAAACATGGGCCCTACGTCGGGATGGACGAAACGGCACTATCGTCGGGAGAACTGTATACAATCCTGATTAACAAAGAGGCCAAAGGAAGAAAAGGCACAATCATCGCCATGATCAAAGGGACATCCGTAGAAAAGGTATCCCAAGTTATACTCAAACTTTCCCGTCGCAGGCGGTTTCAAGTTCGGGAAATAACATTGGACATGGCACCCAATATGGCCCGGATAGCCCGTCTCTGTTTCCCGGCTGCCAAGCTGGTTATCGACCGTTTTCATGTTCAAAAGTTAGCTTTTGAAGCCGTTCAGGAAATGCGGATAAAGGCACGATGGGAAGCTTTGGATAAAGAAATGGTTGAGATCACATACGCTAAAGCATCAGGACAGCCTTTTGTTACTGAAACATTTGAGAATGGGGACAGTCGAAAACAGCTGTTGGCCAGAAGCCGCTATCTTTTGTTCAAAAAAACTGAACTGTGGTCGGAGAGCCAAAGAAAAAGAGCTAAAATCCTTTTCCGGGAATATCCCGATATCAAGAAGGCCTATTACTTAAGCATGAGGTTAGGGTTGATATATCATCAGGCACAATCGGCAGATATTGCCTTGACGCGTTTGGCACATTGGTATGATCAGGTGGACAAATCCGGTTTCCTGTCTTTTGGCACTGTCGCCAGAACCATACAAACACATTACTTGAATATTGTTGGCTTTTTTAAAAGACGCTCCACCAATGCCGCGAGTGAGTCCTTCAATTCTAAAATCAAAGCTTTTAGAGCACAGCTAAGAGGCGTGAGGGATATTGCTTTTTTCTTATTCAGACTCACCAATATTTATGCATAATTAATTCTCTATGAATATAGGTATCTCCTTATACGTACATAACCGAGCTAATGCAACATAACTATTAAAAAAGCGTGTCCCTCCAATATAGAGGCAACACGCTCTTTCTAATAGTTAAGGTTTGGGATATTTATATTTCTTGTCGTTATATACTGTTACAAAAAAAGCTTGACCTGAAAGTTGTCAAGCTATACCCATTGCACAGTCAAGGCTCCTTTGTTTTTGTTCACTCTATACCTATAATCTCTCTGGAAATGAGTGACAGCACGAAGGAACGCTTTTATTTTATACAAAACAAATTTATCTGGAATTATTTTTACACTATCGGGGATTATAATAAATACTTAAATACTATCAGGAGGCTTATAGGAAGATGCAATAGATACTTTAGGAGATGATTATATTTTAATCCCTCAGGATTTCGGTATGATCCATTTTTCAATGACAGTTTCTGTTTGCGTGTTTGTCTTTGTGCACGCAAATGCTATTGTTGTAAAAAATAGCAGTAAAAGAAAGTTTGTATTTTTCATGTAGTGAAGAATTAAAAAAGAGGAAAACCTTTCGATTTTCCTCTTTTCAAGAGCGGAAGACGGGGCTCAAACCCGCGACCCTCAGCTTGGAAGGCTAATGCTCTATCAACTGAGCTACTTCCGCAATTTGTTTGTTTTTTAATTGTCAATTGTTCATTCTCAATTGTCAATTAATAAGTGGGCAGTGATGGATTCGAACCACCGAAGGCGAAAGCCAGCTGAGTTACAGTCAGCCCCATTTGGCCACTCTGGTAACTGCCCCCGTTATTTTCAATTGCAGTGCAAAGGTACGATTATTTTTGAAACTTGCAAGCGTTTAGGCAGAAAAATTTACCATTTTAAGAGCGGTTACTGCTGCTTCATCGCCTTTGTTTCCGTATTTGCCACCTGCACGGTCTTCGGATTGCTGCATGGTATCTGTCGTTAATAGTCCGAAAATGAACGGAATATCGTACATAAGGTTCAATTCTGTAATACCCTGCGTAACGCCTGAACATACATAATCGAAATGAGGAGTATCGCCTCTTACAACACAACCTAAAACGATAACGGCGTCTACTTCTTTTGTTTCAGCCATTCTTTTTGCGCCAAAAGTCAGTTCGAAGCTGCCCGGTACTCGTTTTACATATATGTTTTCGGCTTTGACGCCATGTTTTTCCAATGTGTTGCAGGCACCTTCCAATAGCTTTTCGGTGATGTGCTTGTTCCATTCTGCTACGACGATTCCGACAGTCACCTCCGATCCGTCAGGAACACTGTTGAAGTCGTATTCCGATAAATTTTGATAAGCTG
Proteins encoded in this region:
- a CDS encoding ISAon1 family transposase N-terminal region protein, giving the protein MSYDQFLRFIFPEGMFDYFELSDFKEKSDRVEIYFEEKNIHPQEYATDNLESKGFYEQVRMQDYPMRGRSCLLFIKKRRWFNHSTGKYVSRNWKLVAEGTQITTEFASFLKALDRLSRS
- the ribH gene encoding 6,7-dimethyl-8-ribityllumazine synthase, which encodes MATAYQNLSEYDFNSVPDGSEVTVGIVVAEWNKHITEKLLEGACNTLEKHGVKAENIYVKRVPGSFELTFGAKRMAETKEVDAVIVLGCVVRGDTPHFDYVCSGVTQGITELNLMYDIPFIFGLLTTDTMQQSEDRAGGKYGNKGDEAAVTALKMVNFSA